In Zingiber officinale cultivar Zhangliang chromosome 3B, Zo_v1.1, whole genome shotgun sequence, a single window of DNA contains:
- the LOC122055187 gene encoding putative invertase inhibitor encodes MEGAPAKPALLALLLVVSLSVASALTVLEDTCRSVAASRPRIHYDFCVASLQAGDPDRRAADRRGLAVVAARLSLSRAAGASAEIARMAAGERDPPRRECLGACAEVYGQASDHLNRAVRELRAGRYREAVTFLSAAVDASENCEDAFREVVSGGVSGSPLVEQDKDYFMVTAMALAITVML; translated from the coding sequence ATGGAAGGCGCTCCGGCGAAACCAGCCTTGCTTGCCCTCCTTCTCGTGGTCTCCCTTTCCGTGGCTTCCGCCTTGACCGTTCTGGAGGACACCTGCCGCAGCGTCGCGGCATCGCGCCCCCGCATCCACTACGATTTCTGCGTGGCCTCGCTGCAGGCCGGTGACCCTGACCGCCGCGCCGCCGACCGCCGGGGCCTCGCGGTGGTCGCGGCTCGTCTTTCTCTCTCCCGCGCCGCGGGTGCCTCCGCAGAGATCGCGCGCATGGCCGCTGGGGAACGCGATCCCCCGCGGCGGGAGTGCCTGGGAGCCTGCGCGGAGGTGTACGGACAGGCCTCCGACCACTTGAACCGCGCCGTGCGCGAACTCCGTGCGGGGAGGTACCGCGAGGCCGTAACGTTTCTGAGCGCAGCCGTGGACGCGTCGGAGAATTGCGAGGACGCATTCCGGGAGGTCGTCAGCGGAGGCGTCTCGGGCTCGCCGTTGGTGGAGCAGGATAAGGATTATTTCATGGTGACTGCCATGGCACTCGCCATCACAGTGATGTTGTGA
- the LOC121967571 gene encoding uncharacterized protein LOC121967571, whose protein sequence is MASMAFFSARSIVTNLSCRKRQAPLPNKRIRCVGWDPEGILGPPQRGHIARLEFRKQLEKDAVTREAFNRQLREEREQRRRRRESRVVPETIDGLIEYFLDTEAREIEVEIARLRSRLNKEFFDHLQTELGQLRFAINRTKEIEDRTIELEAMQKVLLEGTEAYDKMQMDFVSARERLMKILQAKDRKSAILELVEKNELNRSVLALLDENIASAQASNQKEAADFMESVRATVVKYITL, encoded by the exons ATGGCGTCCATGGCGTTCTTCTCCGCCCGCTCGATCGTCACCAATCTCTCATGTCGGAAGAGACAGGCGCCGTTGCCGAATAAGAGAATTCGATGCGTCGGTTGG GATCCAGAGGGCATCCTCGGGCCGCCCCAGCGAGGTCACATCGCTCGACTCGAATTTAGGAAGCAACTGGAGAAGGACGCGGTTACTCGGGAGGCCTTCAACCGCCAGCTGCGAGAGGAGCGGGAGCAGCGCCGCCGGCGCCGCGAG TCTCGCGTAGTCCCGGAGACGATTGACGGACTGATTGAGTATTTCCTTGACACTGAAGCACGGGAGATTGAAGTGGAGATTGCGAGGTTGAGGTCGCG ATTAAACAAAGAGTTCTTTGATCACCTACAAACTGAACTTGGGCAACTTCGATTTGCAATCAATAGAACCAAG GAAATAGAAGACAGGACAATTGAGTTGGAAGCCATGCAGAAGGTCTTGCTAGAGGGCACAG AAGCATATGATAAGATGCAAATGGATTTTGTATCAGCAAGGGAAAGGCTTATGAAAATACTACAGGCCAAAGACAGGAAATCAGCT ATACTGGAGTTGGTTGAGAAAAATGAGCTGAACAGGTCTGTCTTGGCTTTACTAGATGAGAATATAGCAAGTGCCCAAGCTAGTAATCAG AAAGAAGCTGCAGATTTTATGGAGAGCGTCCGTGCCACTGTTGTGAAGTATATAACACTATGA
- the LOC122055188 gene encoding protein NRT1/ PTR FAMILY 7.2-like encodes MSGHQGLVALSLTTSFLLLKPRDCGTMDFFCHQPSTFEYAMFYLSIYLIALGSGAYEPSLATFGSDQLDDHGDDDEENPNISSKQQSFYSYFYVATNLGSLVAETIIAYIENTGQWTLGFYISAACAVLAIALFFLGRTRYRFVQLSGPNPLSSFCQVVVASCNKAKIALPVENGLLYDGPEERQKPKSTAALPAKDFRFLDHAAIVTEEDAVAPNPWRLCTVAQVEDVKCVLRVVPIWLCTLTFAGVFVQMVSLFVEQGAAMDTALPGGFHIPPASLTAFDILVVSFFIVSYDKLSWMLDKLNTPVFPPNFDLWKMGAGLVVAMAGMVLAGILERERRDRGEGHQQSSLFILWQVPQYVLIGTGEALVYVGQYDFFSSQVPEALKSVGIGLSMASVAVGSYVCSLVLTVVMAVTTRGGRVGWVPPDLNQGRLDAFFFLMAGLTAVELVIYTWVAKRYKYKVASD; translated from the exons ATGTCCGGCCACCAGGGATTGGTGGCGCTCTCACTCAcgacctccttcctcctcctgAAGCCCCGCGACTGCGGCACTATGGATTTCTTCTGCCACCAACCCTCCACCTTCGAATACGCCATGTTCTACCTTTCCATCTACCTCATCGCCCTCGGCAGCGGCGCCTACGAGCCCTCCCTCGCCACCTTCGGCTCCGACCAATTAGACGACCACGGCGACGACGACGAAGAAAACCCAAACATCTCTTCCAAGCAGCAATCCTTCTACAGCTACTTCTACGTCGCCACCAACCTCGGCTCCCTCGTTGCCGAGACCATTATCGCTTACATCGAAAACACGGGGCAATGGACTTTGGGATTTTACATATCCGCGGCCTGCGCGGTGCTGGCGATTGCTCTGTTCTTCCTAGGGAGGACCAGGTACCGGTTCGTCCAGCTGAGTGGGCCCAATCCACTCTCCAGTTTCTGTCAGGTGGTGGTCGCGTCTTGCAACAAGGCCAAGATCGCGCTTCCTGTGGAGAATGGATTGCTTTACGACGGTCCTGAAGAAAGGCAGAAACCAAAAAGTACGGCGGCTCTCCCTGCTAAGGATTTTAG ATTCCTTGACCACGCAGCGATCGTGACGGAAGAGGACGCAGTGGCTCCCAATCCATGGCGGCTCTGCACGGTAGCGCAAGTGGAGGATGTCAAGTGCGTGCTCCGCGTCGTCCCCATTTGGCTCTGCACACTCACCTTCGCTGGCGTCTTCGTCCAGATGGTGTCCCTTTTCGTGGAGCAGGGCGCGGCGATGGACACCGCTCTCCCCGGCGGCTTCCACATCCCCCCGGCCAGCCTCACCGCCTTCGACATCCTCGTCGTCTCTTTCTTCATCGTCTCCTACGACAAGCTTTCTTGGATGCTCGACAAGCTCAACACGCCCGTCTTCCCCCCGAACTTCGACCTGTGGAAGATGGGTGCCGGGCTGGTCGTGGCGATGGCCGGCATGGTCCTCGCCGGCATCCTAGAGAGGGAGCGGCGCGATCGGGGGGAGGGTCACCAGCAGAGCTCGTTGTTCATTCTGTGGCAGGTGCCGCAGTACGTGTTGATCGGCACAGGGGAGGCGTTGGTGTACGTGGGGCAGTATGATTTCTTTAGCTCGCAGGTGCCCGAAGCTCTGAAGAGCGTGGGGATCGGGCTGTCGATGGCGTCGGTGGCAGTGGGAAGCTACGTGTGCAGTCTAGTGCTGACGGTGGTGATGGCAGTGACGACGAGAGGGGGGAGGGTGGGATGGGTGCCGCCTGATCTAAACCAGGGGCGGTTGgatgccttcttcttcctcatggcGGGGCTAACGGCGGTGGAGCTGGTGATCTATACTTGGGTTGCAAAGAGATACAAATACAAAGTAGCTTCGGATTGA